A single genomic interval of Cellulosilyticum sp. I15G10I2 harbors:
- a CDS encoding S-layer homology domain-containing protein, which yields MKKILTIGISFILAVSSLSALEGEMGYFGGISTGVKLPTIVELSQAKKASATTRYTLPYKENVYLAGKPETVEGTIEIRPGKGIDKTKGSGKYNEVYTIKAESADGTTKVTRNITFETQYIYEASRRQTTKTSKVTKWTEIVVAAGQTYQLDSKQSRYTKSILEDYTPGVTYYRGDIQYDAVYNQITAQNGIPITVSVHGPIYGYEQAFAKTETQRRSIAIDLGGDQYYIEETPTFTVHKDIQYGANEPDAFSLEGNYKELIRSEGVLGYNILIGSPELYDDELTGTLNITDSPRIEQLSIPSLPKLKGHPAESDIKKMYSMKIFTESAATFSPGQAVTRQEYVEMLVRALQMPLPDPPKKTNTAFGGANANNGETSPFNDVSTTNAFYPYARAAYNAGLIGGGTISPKRNLTREEMYVLNMRAIGLERLGIGTGGVYTPFIDDKQIANSAKGAIYASSKLGIITPSNGYVFPKKVVTKAEAAAFFGQLIDYLRYDLQKDYTEKMLMN from the coding sequence ATGAAAAAAATACTTACTATAGGCATAAGTTTTATACTAGCAGTTAGTTCACTCAGTGCACTAGAGGGAGAAATGGGGTATTTTGGCGGCATCAGTACAGGGGTAAAGCTTCCGACTATCGTAGAATTATCTCAAGCTAAAAAAGCAAGTGCAACAACAAGATATACATTACCCTACAAAGAAAACGTCTATCTCGCAGGCAAGCCAGAAACAGTTGAAGGCACCATAGAAATCAGACCCGGAAAAGGGATAGATAAAACTAAAGGTAGCGGTAAATACAACGAGGTCTACACGATTAAAGCTGAAAGTGCAGATGGCACGACCAAAGTTACAAGAAATATTACTTTTGAAACGCAATATATATATGAAGCATCAAGAAGACAGACGACCAAAACCTCAAAAGTTACAAAGTGGACTGAAATAGTCGTGGCAGCAGGACAAACCTATCAGCTCGACTCCAAGCAGTCAAGATATACCAAAAGTATCCTAGAGGACTATACTCCGGGAGTAACTTACTATAGAGGAGATATTCAATATGATGCAGTTTATAATCAAATAACAGCACAAAATGGTATCCCTATCACCGTTTCAGTACATGGTCCTATATATGGTTATGAACAGGCCTTTGCTAAAACAGAGACACAACGAAGAAGTATTGCCATTGATCTAGGTGGAGATCAATACTATATAGAGGAAACACCAACCTTTACAGTACATAAAGATATACAGTACGGCGCCAACGAGCCAGATGCTTTTAGCCTTGAAGGCAATTATAAAGAACTTATAAGAAGTGAAGGGGTGCTGGGGTATAATATACTTATTGGAAGTCCGGAACTTTATGATGATGAACTCACAGGAACGCTGAACATTACTGATTCACCAAGAATAGAACAGCTTTCTATCCCAAGTTTACCAAAACTCAAAGGGCATCCAGCAGAAAGCGATATCAAAAAAATGTACAGCATGAAAATTTTTACAGAATCTGCAGCCACCTTTTCACCAGGTCAAGCAGTTACCAGACAAGAGTATGTAGAAATGCTTGTGCGCGCACTTCAGATGCCACTACCGGATCCGCCTAAGAAGACTAATACAGCCTTTGGCGGCGCAAACGCCAATAATGGAGAAACGTCCCCCTTTAATGATGTCAGCACTACCAATGCTTTTTATCCTTATGCGAGGGCAGCTTATAATGCAGGACTCATTGGTGGAGGTACGATTAGCCCCAAGAGAAACCTTACAAGGGAAGAGATGTATGTACTTAATATGAGAGCTATAGGTCTTGAAAGATTAGGGATAGGGACAGGTGGTGTCTACACACCATTTATAGATGATAAGCAGATTGCAAACTCTGCTAAAGGGGCTATTTATGCATCCAGTAAATTAGGCATAATTACACCAAGTAACGGCTATGTATTTCCAAAGAAAGTTGTAACTAAAGCCGAAGCAGCAGCTTTCTTTGGCCAGCTTATTGACTACTTAAGATATGATCTGCAAAAAGACTACACTGAAAAGATGCTTATGAACTAA